TTCTCCTTACTGCTTCTCTCATGATGAGTGGGGTGCATTTGCATAGAATGAGTGGTTAGTAGAGTCCAAAGAGTTAGTAAGTagagaattttaaattacatttaaaaagaGAACCACAGTACTTAGAGTACAGAATTTGCATAAAACACTATGCATACCTTTGTGGAACAGTTTTAATATCATCCATATATGTAGAAATATACCAATCCATTCCAAGAAAACAAGAGACCGACACATCAAACTCTATCAATACATTATAGGTTTATGTGTTCATCTCTAATACAAAGACTATTGTGTTCATGTCCAATACAAACACTATCATAACACGCCATACATTGAGAGACATAATCTTGACCACTTTGAATAACATGAACTAATATATatctcataaataataaatggtGTGtgggttcaaaaaaaaaaggtgattttACAGAATAATCattgcagattcaagaatccCACAACACcaagaaaatgattttctttgattctaaaacccaatcacatgttatacaagCATGAGATGAAAACCTAGCtatgataccaattgttggaaaatctggttttgtatctcatacaaaacatacaacGAAAGCAACAaatatggatctatttcattcatgattgataacatgcactaagtaaatttcagaatttaaaaacaagatagcgtaccttggtgtggtgaaatccaaaacaaattaaaagattagaagtacttggaaacactgtaaatctttactccaattccactttacacccaagaagtgtggtctctcaatcagtttctaagggagaataatcgagtgacttcactcacacatacacaccatttcacaatgatgtctctctcattataaaaaaaaattgtatgtttctccctttataactaacagattatctaattaggctggcctattgggcctttccaattaggcttgaATGTGTGgtttagagtgggaccaaaatggaccaataagacactagctccaatgggtctttgttttttctgtcaactcttaacaagtccaaagttaccattaattatatttaatatcactatataaatataattgtactttaggccttattaataaattatatctcaagactttattatacatgcaaccccttcataaaatattcgtagtaaaaagtcataaatgtagactgccactttgaagattactacatcttaatccttgagtacccggtctaatcctttaagttattcatcatatatttatgaaatccaatttcataaatatatactctagtatctccttactaaagtggttaggcttaacactttgaataaccaaacctattaaatttatctcaaatgaatattttatatctctgttaaaagattatgaattccatcttaagaatatatgttccatctacactaaatgtggctacccaacatactgagattttgatcgtgactttataTCTTACtcccgatatatcaaagcaacctacacctcatgatcaggttcattattctcttaggatgaagagttcatgtaaatagaagttgtgagatttattattcatttgatagtcattaggagaataataaatctcatagtggtccagttcaatatgtcttaactcttaaaacatatcaacataccaactagaagtcttcaattccatgatcaagacaaatcattttagttgatatgttatagtcttcgcagatgaaatgcctaatttcatcaccgactatgaactataattctgaatttacaaagaacttgtgatttatatcttttgtggatttttcacataaatcatatactatgcatctcatggactatatgataatgtccaaatattcatgttaccattatttagataataataaaacaactttatttatcataacattaagttatacataatgtcatgcctagcatcatacaataggatttaagggtacaCATCCTAACAAAAGATTCCAAGATAAAATCATGCATCACCaggaaattcaagaaatttatgaagaatgccaagGCAAAAAGATTCGACAAGGACTGAAAGCAATCCAGTACTTCAcaattcaagagccaagataaagggaagaaggatggcAGTCAGTACACTGTTTCCTCTGGACCAACATGCTTCGGATGTCAAGATTTTGGACATATGAATCAAGAATGTCCAACTTATCTAAAAactattgggaaaagcaaggcccttgctgctaccttgagtgacaccaaGCTTGAAGATGATTCaaatgacaatgatgatgatggaatcttgaatgccttcactgccacaatAAATCCTACTAAAGGGATTGTTAAAGAGGTGTATGAAGAAGAGAACTTGGTGGAGtctaaatttgagaagatggatgagcaggatgacatccatacagcctatgtgAAGTTGTATAAGGTCTctgaaaagaatgagaaattgtATAGACTGGCCACCAAGAAGTTGAGTGAAGTGGAACTTGATCGAGAAGAGCTCTATAAACTTTGACAAAGCTAATCAGGCCATTGGAGTACTacggtttgagaacaatttcttagctgaaaagaccaagaagcttgaagcagaaCTGTTACaggttagagctcaattggagaggacttccagtgcaaagcttgatgagatgcttagctTTTAGAAATTTGCTTTTGATAGAATCGGTttgggtatgatttttcttctcctaatattgcttcttctaatactactgtgtttgtttcacctgctaataatgttgatTCTAAGAACAATGAATATAAAATTGAtgtagctagtgagaacatagataagGGTAAATCTATTTTAGGTGCACCCCCTAAgcctgaaaagaaaaagactaggAACCCTAGGACTAAATTGCTATAAATGGTAATAACAAGGGTAGTAACAAAAAGTCTCAATCGAAGAAGCCATATCTCTGTCATGACTGTGGAGCTTCagggcatactcgtccaaattgctataaATGGTTAGTTACTCAACAAAGCATCAGTATGTTCTCATTCGAAAACCAAAATCAGTTCCCATCCTTTTTTGCTCATCTTGGAGATCTTTTTAAGACCTTCATGtttctttcaaacttgaacgatTTCAATTATTTTCCCTCACCACCGAATCAAGGGTTCGCCAAatggaaaggttcttccaaggtgtgaaaggaaaaagactcaaagtaatttaatcactttttctctctctccctctttttttgtttatgcattACTCGTGTGTtctgctttcttgtttttgagccagtctagttttatgttatgttctatttaacatgtttttgtttatttgtttttagttttgctttatttttttttcataaaaatttaaaaatcagaaaaatacaaaaacagtaaGTGCTTTATGTACATTGGTACCTGTGTACCttagatggccattgaaacaaagttttctaaactttgtatcttttgtaacttagatgaacatctcaatgcacaactaaacaagtgagttttgtggcttgtatttgtgatgagtaagattatggaatctcttgtacttaacactcatatcactttttttgacggggaggactaaaaaatcctaagagaaaggcataaacaACCATCTCACCAGTAAAGTCCACCAATCATGAataacatctgtatgctttggcatagcaaattTGTGATGTttaagcttaacataattgagcttttattctctctcttatatgtccatacatgatatgctcaaaagaaaaaatatgcaaagaaaaatcaaaagcaaaaagaatcaaaatacttttaaatatgattgcaagcatgtttctaggagatgtgggagttataggatgtactttgaaggtgatagtccccatcaagtagttatgattgtgtgtgagttaaattaattttctcatatctcaaatcatcataatatgagacacttatgcactcTTATAATGTTtttacacacaacacacaaattttttgctacttttgatatatgtataggtacaatgtgatttgaccatcacaagaaatacatgtgttaatgtatgctcactaaactattttgacttatttttgaaatataaaattggtttcacttgttgtgtgtgtgtgtgtgtgtgtgtgttttgaatcttgaatgctttgcatttttcttgttgagagattttttaaaagcttaaaatgttgattggatctatgtttgagtagcttgcttgattgcattcagcTATATGGGTTTTtcctctctttgaaaaactacTTTTCATtaagctcgacagcttctctaCAGATCCTCaacaaatagctatctatcgagacccTTGGATTTCTTTTCTCGACAGATCTTATCACATCTTCGATCCATAGAGCTATCTGGaatttgtctcgatagcttcttgacagaTTCTCGATTCATCAATAAAGTTTCTATCTAgtcgatagcttctcaacagCTTTTCGATCTATCGAGGTCTTTTTGCCGTTGACAGAttctcgacagcacctcgacagattctatctgtcgagatttagtgGTCAGAAGATCCTAAATCCATCGAGCTGCGATTTCTTTAAAAAGTTTCAGCGCGAAATCAGAACGCTTAGGCTAATAGATAAGAGAGCGTTGGTGCGAAGCCTTCATTCTACCCAAAGGTTATGATGTCACTTAGCTTGACGTTAGGAGAGTCAATGGAGATTTCGATTTAAATGGCTCCAGGTTGAACAAATTTCTTGAGTCTGGCTCCTTGTTGGACAACCCCAGTTCAACTAAAAACATTTTCCgaatttttctttgttaggCAGCATTAGAAAATGTGGACGAATGGAAAatccaactaaaaataaagcttgTTTCTTTGCTTCTGTTCCACTATAATTTCTCAGTAAACAGCTCTAAGTATTATTGAATTAGTATCTATACTTTATCCAtttgatattattcttttgtacattatttttatttttgtcatctTAAATTCAAGGTGTGATTAGAATGCAATTCTTAGAGGATTGGCAAATTGTCGTATTAGTGTATTGTTTGCATCGGATCATAAAactgtatatataaaataatgcaTAGACATGTATATGTTGCAAATTATCTATATACTGTCCGATACGTATCtatatcatataataataaCTATGATTGCAAAAAGCAATTATTGTATACGATAACTAAGATTCTTGGACCCAAAATATCCAAATAGCTTCAATGGCGGGAGAAGCAAGAGCAATTAATTTGATCGAATAATAACAACTTGTACAATTACTAAAAACATTAGTataacatagaaaaaaaaaacaaccaaacaaaacaaacaaacaaacaagaaatataatttaaaagatttATTCTCCAAACATGTGATGCAGTAGCGATATAAACTACTCGGCTTTAGCAACAACCACAGGAATGGCAACAAGTGCAACAGCCTTCTGCAATGTAAGTCCAAATTTGTCTTTTATGTCAATGTCTTCTGGTGCCATTCGGTCAGGAAGCTTCCAATTAAAGTGGTGAATGAGAGAAGCTAGGAACAAGCTCAGCATTCTTACAGCAAGATCTAAACCTGGGCAAATCCGCCTCCCAGAACCAAATGGCATAAAAGAGAAGTTTGTGCCTCTGAAATCCACTTTAGAGTCGATGAACCTTTCTGGTTTAAATTGTGTTGGCTTGTCCCAGTACATGGGATCTCGTGCTATCGCCCATGCATTTACAATCACTTGGGTGTGTTTAGGAATGGTGCATCCACAAACTTCCACATCAATAAGGGAACGAGGAAGGAGAAAAGGTGCTATTGGATGAAGCCGCATTGTTTCTTTAAGCACAGCTTGAAGATACGGAAGTCGTGGGATGTCTTTTTCTTGTATGCTTTCTCCTATTCCAATTGTTTCAGCAAGTTCTTGTTTTGCCTTGGCCATTATGTCAGGATTGCGAAGAAGTTCAGTCATTGCCCATTCAATTGTAGCGCTAGTTGTATCAGTTCCTCCAATGAAAAAGTCCTGAAAAATTGTGAAGTTGTAATTAACCAAAGATGCAATAGAGGTCTTATAAGAAATTATGGagttctttatatatatatatatatatatgaaggggataaaaataggagacagATATTTCCTCCGTCTTGGATGGACGGAGCGGAAGCAAACGGATTGATACCGTAGGAAATGCATATAGGACGGTGTAGGTCATTGAGTATCCGTCCTATATGGATTGGTTATAAATTCTTAGTTGTGTGTCACACGATATGTTTGACTCGGCTTTACTTTATCTCCACACAAACGTGTATACTTGAAATTCTTGCGTTACACACTTGGCCATaataagaagactcctatatggaaaagagttcaagaagaaagttgtatcttaaaaggaaaggtaattctacgccaatataaataccccagaaaccctagcatcaaggtacgcacaattatctcaactctaacactctagggttgaaaaataagactctaacttgaccctcggagggtttttggccagcaccacaccggtgctctcttttaggtcctcttttttccttttgcaagtgttgctttggtttgaggagtgcttgcaacttactggtgatttttcggcatcatcaatatatatatatatatatatatatatatatatatatatatttgataattaGGAAGGGTGAGGAGATTTAATCTATGGATAAATCTATTAAGGTATTAACCAGTTTAGCTACATGATTTTGACAAGTTTTGATATTACTTAAGTTAATTAGGTTTGCAAAACCGTAGTCTTATTTTTACATCTAATATATCAGTTCTTCTAAAACTGTACCATTTGACTCAAATTTTGCTATATCTTGATGATATGTGTGATACTGATTAGTAAATCATCATTTTTTCACATGAACCAACTATTTTTTCTCCTCAACTTACACCCACACAcacattatctttgtatatttctAATACTAATAGAATTTCAAGacaataaaaaatctataactaGATcgttaatcaaatatttaaatttcaagtttttttaactaaaaattataaatcaaatataagtttatagatcaaactGTAAATAAAGTCAGATtgtaatgaaatttgatatgtgtgttaaaaatatagataaaatataatctaatgatGAGTTTGCAAATTATTTATTCCATAAAAAGTTATTAGGTGGtgtaatatttcttaaaattatacTAAATGTAACTTAAactcattttattatatatgagctgagttcaagttacatttgGTATAACTCAAAACAATGTTACACCatttaataacttattattaatttcatattttgaaaatctaaccgttgaattacagattctatatatttttaatatgcatgccaattgGATTTAATTGTCCAATcaatctataaactcatcttttatgatttattttaaaatacaaaattttaaatttaaacaattgattgatgacataattattgatctttgattatctttaaattttataagcataGAGAATATacgaaaataatgtaatttagcgataaattcatcaaaattcacatctaattaaaaaatattagatggatatatatatatatatagagagagagagagagagaaccgtCAGGAAAACTTTGATATTCAGACGGTTAAATTCCTCATGGCCCTGTTCTTTGCTGAGGTCGAGGACATCTAACAAGTCATCACACCTCGGTGATCCAGATGCTCTAAATTCCAAACGTTGATCAATCATGTTGTCAATCAACCCATGCAGTCGATCGTAAGGAACCTTCGTACTCCGCCTTATACCTTGTAGATCAAATGGCTTTAGCAAAGGAAAAAAGTCTGAAAGCTTAGGCTTCCCTCCAAGCTCCATTATACTCCAAATGAGCTCCTTTAGTTCTTGAATAGCATTCGATTTTGGATCAAATATGTCGACCGAAAATATTGTATTCGATAGTGAATTCAATGTGGTTCCAAACACCAACGTCCCAATACTTATGGCCTCCCCAGCTTCACTAGCTTCAACCACTCGCCTAACCATACCGTCCACTGCTTGATGTCGCGAGCCTTGCAGTGCATCGAGTCTGTGCGTTGCGAAAATCTGacttttgtatatttttcttagGTTTCTCCATTTTTCATTGCCTGGTAACCATACCACTGACAAGTCGTAGTTAGTCTGTGCAGTCGCAGCATCTGGGATTGGTCTCCCTAGAAAAGCTTGATCATTCTTTTGGAGGATTTCCCTTGCCATTTCTGCAGATGAAGCAACCACAGTTACGTTGAAACCGAGTCTCACAGTCATGAGGCGACCGTACGTCTCAGCCAACTTGGTTATGGACTCGTGGGGCCTGTCACCTAGTGTAAGGAGGCTTCCGATGATGGGTAGGCCAGTTGGTCCCGGAGGAAGCTGAACCCTCTTCTTGAAGAGCCAGTCTTTGATGTGAAGAAGGGCTTGCGTGAATATTAAGAGGAATAGagagtaaagaagaaaaataagtggCTCCATTAGTGAACTTTGAGCTATGGtgggtttgtatttttttttttttttaataagtatggTGAGTTTGTACTTGATAGGTTCTCACAATTGTTTCCTATTATAGAGCATCCAcaacagtggagctaaaaatttagcaatttaactccaccaaaagttactttatctattttacctacacacatgctgcagcagtggatccattttagctttcaacacaataaaataatataaacatcacaataaaataatatatctaccataataaaataatacatctcactacaataaaaataccacaataaaaaggtaatgtgaacacaaaataaaaaattaatttttttttagctctcatgaacagtgcacatctatctatagatgtgcactgtagcaatgagctaaaaaaatatagatttagctccactgctgcatgcttattttttgtgttttggtagagctaaaataactatatagctatttagctccactgctgcaagtacTCTTATAACCATAAGATGAAGCCAGGCTGGGTAGCTTCTACCAGTAGGCCGACTAGGTAGGCCAAAAATGCTCTAGATAGGCTCGtcagctatatatatatatatatatatatatatatatatatatatatatatatatatatatatatatatattttttttttttattttttttttttttttgaggggtctatatttgtttatttgaaaaaataaaagtaattttgtctttttatagaaaatttggGGGAACCataatcttttcctttttaaaaaaagacaaaattttgaaGTCAAAAGATGCTCATTAGgtatcatttttcatttttgaatatCGTTAGAATGGGATCGAAAAGGACACTGAAAAACAAAAGGCTGCCAAGACAAACTTCAGGTAGTCATAAGTTATAACACATGCTAGTTGAGAGCGATGCTGGTCATAAGTCATAACACATGCTAGTCATAAGTCATGACACATGCTAGTTGAGAGAGATGTTAGTGGTTGCGCCATCTTATGATCAAGGTATACATACTAGTCATAAGTCATAACACATGCTAGTTGAGAGAGATGTTTATGATCAGGGAACACATGCTAGTCATAAGTCATAACACATACTAGTTGAAAGAGATGTTAGTGGTCGTGCCACCTTATGGTCAGGGTGGTTCAGGGTACACATGCTAATCATAAGTCATAACACATGCTAGTTGATAGAGATGTTAGTGGCCGTGCCACCTTATGGTCAGGGTGGTCCTCGACTACCCTgacctaaatatatatatatatatatatatatatatatatataataatttaaaattttatatttatttatctttaaaaaaaatttgagactaCCTTGAATATTTTTatgctaataaaattaaattttgatctataatttgagcaacttaacaatatattgagGTCTTtctagcaaaaagaaaaaaattgaactaaaatctaaaaaaaaaaattataataaaactattacAGGCTGGGTAGTGGCTTGATTCTTTCGACGAAGCACACTGCCCAatacaacacaattttcaacatttttttatttttttattacagtattattttttctcaatagACATATAttacttctcatttttaattattttatcttgTTTATTCTTAACCACACACGTCTTCTGTTTCCTCCATTTTTACATTTCATACTttcaaaatttatcacatctttATTTACACTTTTACATCTACGTTTTACCTTCCTCCTTGTTCGTAACTTCTATGTCTTCTACTAGTACCAGTGCAGTAGTGCCTCTTCTCAAGTTTTGAGTCTCAAATttcttaatacaattttttttttttttttgctgtatAAGTACCtttgttaatttcttttcttttcatttttttttccttttgaggtttttcggTTTACAGAATGccaatttgttttggttttaagaacaatttttttttttaaacacaaactTCATGCCGGACGAATCTTGAATTTCAGCCAGTATTTACCAAAACACCCCGAAACACCCAAAATAGACCGTAATGACcggaaatttttttcaaagtggaaTAGGGTGGGTTATTGTTCCGGTTTTTTTACTAGCAAGGTATTTTCTCGCCATTACGACCGGAACGAAATggaattaataacattgaatcaaacctaatcacctaaaagctaaaaagaaataagattgtgtaatttatgcttcctAAGGAACACCCTAAACAAAATTTCTAGAGCCGCCATTGATTACACCCTGAACAAAATAGGGCTCATAACAAATGCTAGTCATAAGTCATAACACATGCTAGTTAATGAGGCTCTAAAGGGAAATAAACAATTTAACACATTTAAATATTCATCATCAGTTAGAGTAGCTGAAGTAATCAGTGAGCAATATGGGACTAAATGTCCGTTTGGGtagcttatttttttttctagcttattttactatttagcttatttttgctactatttagcttatttttgctactatctATGAGCCCTAttacactttttagtactatttgtaggtctcacagtactatttcaactaacttttatctttatttacggtactttcagcaaaataagcaaatcaCAAACAGATGCTAAATGGACCCCAAAGAAGTCATAAAGATGATCTTTCATATTGAAAGATGACAGGCTCTAGAAACTTTAGACTGTGGTGCATTACTACGTTACAATTTGGATGTCTATTTGGACAATTTGgcattttaatatttatcaAACTACATGTATTAAGATATTTCGCAAGTTCAACTATTTCGACTATGTAACTAGTGCCTATTTGTAATCATTCATTTGGCAAATGTGGTATCATGAACTATTTGAATAGAGATTATGGTTGTCTTTAATCGTGAGAAGTAttgttgattttgataattttttatgcatGTTACTATCCAAATAATTTAGATGGTGCTCACCCATACGTGTCAGGAgcagtgtggccgataccgtaccggtaccggccgtaccagccggtacataccgtaccggccagtgcaccggtaccggtacacttatatattgtaccggaaaaaataccggccgtactggccgcgtaccggccatactggccaatttcgggcaataccggccagTACCGggtgtaccggccggtacagaaaatttttttttttttttttttttttagttttgtaatttttgaatttttgtaaaggcataatggtaacttatttacattaacttcttagtattatttgttttcttagtatgcaataaacaactaagctttctattttttatattgtttttttttttcttttatttgatactaaagtctaaaactatgaataatttgttctgaattgaggtaatattttataataaacttttatatttactataatataagtgaaatattatatgtttataaacatggttctaaagattttggtgtgtgtgtgtgtgtgtgtgtgtgtgtgtgtgtgtctatatatatataatagcggtaaacccgaaacggtacaccggtattgaccggtatccgaaatatatcgtaccggtggccaaaccggtacagcctccggtacagTATTAACTTCCTTGGTCAGGAGGTGCCTCATGCACGGCTAACATTACAACTTTTCACAGTACATGAGTTAGATGAGTCGAAGAGTTCATGAATAAAAGGAAGACACATATTTGAAGGTACACTATTTTGCTATAAGTGGGGCTGGAACTAGATGTAATTATGTAAAGTCTTGTCGAATGATGAAGAGAAGTACTAATGCCTGTTAATATATACAGAGGCACATATCTCTGTTAtgtaaaatttctatttcagttaacttttacttttatttacagtactttcaataaaaaattttcaattttagtaaaataagtgAATCACAAACAGACCATAAATATACCCCAAAGAAGTCATAAAGATGATCTTTCATATTGAAAGATGACAGGCTCTAGAAACTTTAGACTATGTGGTGCATTACTACGTTACAATTTGGATGTCTATTTGGACAATTtagcattttaatatttatcaAACTAAATGTATTAAGATATTTAGCAAGTTCAACTATTTTGACTACGTAACTAGTGCCTATTTGTAATCGTTTATTTGGCAAATGTGGTATCATGAACTATTTGAATCGAGATTATGGCTGTTTTTAATCGTGAGAAGTATTGTtgattttgatagttttttatgCATGTTACTATCCAAATAATTTAGATGGTCTTCACCCGTACGTGTCAGGAGGTGCCTCAAGCACGGCTAACATTACAACTTTTCACAGTGAATGAGTTAGAAGAGTCGCAGAGTTCATGAATAAGAGGAAGACACATATTTGAAGGTACACTATTTTGCTATAAGTGGGGCTGAAATTAGACTAGGGCTGTCTATGGGTCGGGCCGGGTCGGTTTTGGGCTCAAACCGAACTCGACCCGATTGGTTCGGGTTACTGAATTTCAGACCTATATTCGACCAAATATTCAGGTCGGATCCGACGTTTTGGGTAATCGGTTGTCCGGGTCGGAGTTGTCGTTTTGACGGGTTTGGACCTCAAATTGGGCCAAAATTTTTGCCattgttaaaattttggtaatttcattttttggcTTTTTAGCCCAAATTACTCGGTTTGGCAATTGGAATTCcctatatatttcaaattaggCCTCTttttactaaatttattttaaaataaggctTCAAGCTTAACTACACTAGACCTATtgtgtcacgccccaaacctaGAAAGGTCCAAAGCGTGAAAGAAGAACCATTAAGAGCGAGAAcgtaggagtttttttttttcttctcctcaacaCATGATAAGGATAAATAACCATACTAAAATCTCCATATTacaagtcagagctctataacACTTTTACAAACAATACAAATTACAAATCATGTCTCCAAATATACACAAAATTCCAAAACTCCATATGGATCAACATCAAATCACAATCCTTCCTAGGATAGGCAACCACGATGATAGAGTCTATGCCTACCATGCCCAAAGCTAACAAACTTCAAGAGCCCAACCTCCAATAGAATTAACTATGGCCTCAATAAATTCAGAAAGTCAAGTCACCAACCAATCATAGCATAAATCTCTCAATTAGCATAATGCTCCAATCACCACCAATGA
The sequence above is drawn from the Castanea sativa cultivar Marrone di Chiusa Pesio chromosome 5, ASM4071231v1 genome and encodes:
- the LOC142637331 gene encoding geraniol 8-hydroxylase-like gives rise to the protein MEPLIFLLYSLFLLIFTQALLHIKDWLFKKRVQLPPGPTGLPIIGSLLTLGDRPHESITKLAETYGRLMTVRLGFNVTVVASSAEMAREILQKNDQAFLGRPIPDAATAQTNYDLSVVWLPGNEKWRNLRKIYKSQIFATHRLDALQGSRHQAVDGMVRRVVEASEAGEAISIGTLVFGTTLNSLSNTIFSVDIFDPKSNAIQELKELIWSIMELGGKPKLSDFFPLLKPFDLQGIRRSTKVPYDRLHGLIDNMIDQRLEFRASGSPRCDDLLDVLDLSKEQGHEEFNRLNIKVFLTDFFIGGTDTTSATIEWAMTELLRNPDIMAKAKQELAETIGIGESIQEKDIPRLPYLQAVLKETMRLHPIAPFLLPRSLIDVEVCGCTIPKHTQVIVNAWAIARDPMYWDKPTQFKPERFIDSKVDFRGTNFSFMPFGSGRRICPGLDLAVRMLSLFLASLIHHFNWKLPDRMAPEDIDIKDKFGLTLQKAVALVAIPVVVAKAE